In one Steroidobacteraceae bacterium genomic region, the following are encoded:
- a CDS encoding arylesterase has protein sequence MGDSISAAYGIAAEQGWVSLLQARLRTQGYGYRVVNASVSGETTEGGRNRLPRALQRHRPAIVIIELGGNDGLRGLPLDTTRANLAQMIKLSRRAGARVVLLGMRLPPNYGEEYGNAFAALYAELAQSPDVELVPFFLDGVALEPGMMQPDGLHPGAAAQATLLQNAWPKLKILLSKAKAK, from the coding sequence GTGGGTGACAGTATCAGTGCCGCCTATGGTATCGCCGCGGAACAGGGCTGGGTTAGCCTGCTGCAAGCGCGGCTGCGCACCCAAGGTTACGGTTACCGGGTAGTCAACGCCAGTGTAAGCGGTGAAACCACCGAGGGCGGGCGCAATCGATTGCCGCGGGCATTGCAACGCCACCGCCCGGCAATCGTCATCATCGAGCTTGGCGGCAATGATGGTCTGCGCGGCCTGCCGCTCGATACGACCCGTGCCAATCTCGCCCAGATGATCAAGCTCAGCCGGCGCGCCGGCGCGCGAGTTGTGCTGCTCGGCATGCGACTGCCGCCGAACTACGGCGAAGAATATGGCAATGCCTTTGCCGCGCTCTATGCTGAACTCGCGCAGTCGCCGGATGTCGAGCTCGTGCCGTTTTTCCTCGATGGGGTTGCGCTGGAACCGGGCATGATGCAGCCTGATGGTCTGCACCCCGGGGCAGCGGCTCAGGCCACGTTGCTGCAGAATGCCTGGCCGAAACTGAAAATATTGCTCTCCAAAGCAAAGGCGAAGTAA
- a CDS encoding porin family protein, with the protein MSSYQRSARGPQSLALLVLLAFLGTVAAADAKGPSAQLIATVAAAEGHINAGEHAAAYDLLLPLEEEGQAVPRYNLALGVAALALRHDDIALRAFRRLEATDPERAVVRFGLAQALYQSGELDEAEERFRAIAQTAASEKDRAAAQNYLKRIAGERRADRRYNVNLGLAVGYDSNANFATADNEYLGLPIRPEDVKQDTAFAEARADLGISHRFSDDRQLRAKLAASYRSNPDAPFVDQGVAGLELAYGYRLGAWRGAVVADYQQRWLDNTEYREEIGGELRFDRALPRGWLFGVVGRAARLDFNAPRYILQDANRYLLALSADHRDWWRKGSVTRLTLFGGGDEVSRFGSPYGNRRFGARSGVSLPLAGKTRFSAEVLYSWIRYDNARGFLGERRVDHLGFAQLALEIPGRLWHGATLVPRLRYIRSSSSVDLYDYDRLEATLFLVQSL; encoded by the coding sequence TTGTCGTCTTACCAACGCAGTGCGCGTGGGCCGCAAAGCCTGGCGCTGCTGGTGCTCCTGGCGTTTCTGGGCACGGTGGCGGCGGCGGATGCCAAGGGCCCGTCGGCCCAACTCATCGCGACGGTCGCAGCGGCCGAGGGACATATCAATGCGGGCGAGCACGCTGCAGCCTACGATTTGCTGCTGCCGCTCGAGGAGGAGGGGCAGGCCGTGCCTCGCTACAATCTCGCGCTCGGCGTGGCAGCCCTCGCATTGCGGCACGATGACATCGCGCTGCGCGCGTTCCGGCGTCTCGAGGCAACCGATCCCGAGCGTGCCGTCGTGCGCTTTGGTCTCGCGCAAGCGCTTTACCAGTCGGGCGAGCTCGATGAGGCCGAGGAGAGATTTCGCGCAATCGCGCAAACAGCCGCGAGCGAGAAGGATCGCGCCGCTGCGCAGAATTACCTCAAGCGCATTGCCGGTGAGCGACGCGCTGATCGCCGCTACAACGTCAACCTCGGGCTCGCAGTCGGCTATGACAGCAATGCCAACTTCGCCACGGCAGATAACGAATATCTCGGTCTGCCGATACGCCCGGAGGATGTCAAGCAGGACACGGCATTCGCCGAAGCGCGCGCCGACCTTGGCATCAGTCATCGCTTCTCGGACGATCGGCAATTGCGCGCCAAGCTGGCTGCCAGTTATCGCAGCAATCCGGATGCACCCTTCGTCGACCAGGGTGTTGCGGGGCTGGAACTCGCCTATGGTTACAGGCTGGGCGCCTGGCGTGGCGCCGTTGTCGCGGACTACCAGCAACGCTGGCTCGACAATACCGAATATCGCGAGGAAATCGGTGGCGAGTTGCGCTTCGACCGCGCACTGCCTCGCGGCTGGCTATTCGGCGTGGTCGGTCGCGCGGCCCGGCTCGACTTCAATGCCCCCCGCTATATCCTGCAGGACGCGAACCGCTATCTGTTGGCGCTGTCTGCCGATCATCGCGACTGGTGGCGCAAAGGATCGGTGACTCGATTAACGTTGTTCGGCGGCGGCGATGAGGTCAGCCGTTTCGGATCGCCCTATGGCAATCGTCGTTTTGGCGCGCGCAGCGGCGTGAGCCTGCCACTCGCAGGCAAGACCCGGTTCAGCGCCGAAGTGCTTTACTCCTGGATACGCTACGACAATGCACGCGGGTTTCTCGGTGAACGGCGGGTCGATCATCTGGGATTCGCGCAGCTCGCGCTCGAGATACCGGGGCGCCTGTGGCATGGCGCAACCCTGGTGCCGAGGCTGCGCTACATCCGCAGCAGCTCCAGCGTCGACCTGTACGACTATGACCGGCTGGAAGCCACGCTGTTTCTGGTGCAGTCGCTCTAG
- a CDS encoding long-chain-fatty-acid--CoA ligase, with amino-acid sequence MTGDGIEKPWLKSYPARVPHEIDPAIYPSLKALIEESLTRFAERTAYVQMGRDLSFAELDEASAAIGAWLLTRGGMQAGDRIAIMLPNILQYPIVMMGALRAGLTVVNTNPLYTTRELQHQLHDAGVKTIVVLENFAHVLAEVIDATEVRNVIVTGVGDMLGGLKGWLVNFIVRRVRKQVPPWQITGARHFGDVLSQGRALQLPAVSVGHDDLAFLQYTGGTTGVSKGAMLTHRNMVANVLQANAWIDDALRASEREITLVTAIPLYHIFALTANCLLFTRLGARNLLIANPRDFAGFVTELRKYQLTFVSGVNTLFNALLNTPNFDKVDFSQLTVTLGGGMAVQEAVAARWKAVTGNVLTQAWGLTETSPAACINPVGEDYNGSIGLPIPSTEVSIRDDAGNALGIGEVGEICVRGPQVMRGYWQRPDETEKVMIPGGWFRTGDIGRMDERGYVYIQDRKKDMILVSGFNVYPNEIEDVIAKHSGVLEVAAVAQPDERSGEVVAVFVVRKDPALTAADIIKHCRDELTGYKVPRHVYFRDELPKTNVGKILRRTLRDELRK; translated from the coding sequence ATGACAGGCGACGGCATCGAAAAGCCCTGGCTCAAGTCCTACCCGGCAAGAGTCCCGCACGAAATCGACCCGGCTATCTACCCCTCGCTGAAGGCCCTGATCGAGGAGTCGCTGACGCGCTTTGCCGAACGCACCGCCTACGTGCAAATGGGTCGGGATCTCAGTTTCGCGGAACTGGACGAAGCCTCCGCAGCCATCGGCGCATGGCTGCTCACCCGCGGCGGCATGCAGGCCGGGGACCGCATCGCGATCATGCTGCCGAACATCCTGCAGTACCCGATCGTCATGATGGGTGCTCTGCGCGCCGGACTGACGGTCGTCAATACCAATCCCCTCTATACGACGCGCGAACTCCAGCATCAGCTGCACGACGCGGGCGTCAAGACCATCGTCGTGTTGGAGAATTTCGCGCACGTCCTCGCAGAAGTGATCGACGCGACCGAGGTACGCAATGTCATCGTCACCGGTGTCGGGGACATGCTGGGCGGATTGAAAGGTTGGCTCGTCAATTTCATCGTGCGTCGGGTGAGAAAACAGGTTCCACCCTGGCAGATCACGGGTGCCAGGCACTTTGGCGATGTCCTGTCGCAAGGCCGGGCACTGCAGCTGCCGGCCGTATCTGTCGGTCACGACGACCTCGCCTTCCTGCAATACACCGGTGGCACCACCGGTGTTTCCAAGGGCGCGATGCTGACCCATCGCAACATGGTCGCCAACGTGCTGCAGGCGAATGCCTGGATTGACGATGCCCTGCGCGCGAGCGAACGCGAGATCACGCTGGTGACGGCGATACCGCTCTATCACATCTTTGCGCTGACGGCGAACTGCCTGCTGTTCACCCGCCTCGGCGCTCGCAACCTGCTCATTGCGAATCCGCGCGATTTTGCCGGCTTCGTCACCGAGCTGCGCAAGTACCAGCTGACGTTCGTGAGTGGTGTGAATACCCTGTTCAACGCATTGCTCAACACGCCGAATTTCGACAAGGTCGATTTCAGCCAGCTGACCGTCACACTCGGCGGCGGCATGGCCGTGCAGGAAGCCGTTGCTGCGCGCTGGAAGGCGGTCACCGGCAACGTACTCACGCAAGCCTGGGGTCTGACGGAAACCTCGCCGGCCGCCTGCATCAATCCCGTCGGCGAGGACTACAACGGTTCGATCGGCCTGCCCATACCCTCCACGGAAGTGTCGATCCGCGACGACGCTGGCAACGCGCTCGGTATCGGCGAAGTCGGCGAGATCTGCGTGCGCGGTCCGCAGGTGATGCGCGGTTACTGGCAACGCCCCGACGAGACCGAAAAGGTCATGATCCCGGGTGGTTGGTTCAGGACCGGCGATATCGGCCGCATGGATGAACGTGGCTATGTTTACATCCAGGATCGCAAGAAGGACATGATCCTGGTGTCGGGCTTCAATGTTTACCCGAACGAGATCGAGGACGTCATCGCCAAACACAGCGGTGTCCTGGAAGTCGCCGCAGTCGCCCAGCCGGATGAGCGCTCGGGTGAGGTCGTGGCGGTGTTCGTCGTGCGCAAGGATCCGGCACTCACTGCGGCGGATATCATCAAGCATTGCCGCGACGAATTGACCGGCTACAAAGTGCCGCGCCACGTATATTTCCGCGACGAACTGCCCAAGACCAACGTCGGCAAGATCCTGCGGCGGACGCTGCGCGATGAATTGCGCAAATAG
- a CDS encoding DUF6502 family protein produces MSPRKPRIAPADAPPAGLAEARASLVELFRPLARLWVERGITPLDAADMLKVAFVDAAAELSRLRNGRVNLSHVAALTGLTRAEVRSLARGAAGGQPPVYQRALRVEAGWRSDPQFRGAAGRPRSLRWRGRGNEFALLVRRYAGDVPPRVIIRELLRLEAARQDGERVDLLPAPRRRSRARDQSLRQTMRLASQLVRAGQQAIHWRSIHLAAGSEIEAAWLRNRAAQTFDAALESLADTAVVAEGRKRPSANGMDVALMIIPRTDRRRTNGKRKSA; encoded by the coding sequence ATGAGCCCGAGAAAGCCACGAATCGCGCCGGCCGATGCGCCGCCCGCGGGACTGGCCGAAGCAAGGGCCTCGCTCGTCGAACTGTTCCGGCCTCTGGCCCGGCTGTGGGTCGAACGTGGCATCACGCCGCTCGACGCCGCCGACATGCTCAAGGTTGCATTCGTCGACGCTGCTGCCGAGCTGTCGCGGTTACGGAACGGTCGGGTCAATCTGTCGCATGTCGCCGCGCTCACCGGATTGACGCGCGCCGAAGTGCGAAGCCTCGCACGCGGAGCGGCGGGAGGACAGCCGCCGGTATACCAACGCGCGCTGCGGGTCGAGGCCGGTTGGCGCAGCGATCCGCAGTTTCGGGGCGCTGCCGGGCGTCCTCGCAGTTTGCGCTGGCGCGGTCGCGGTAACGAATTTGCGCTGTTGGTGCGCCGCTACGCCGGCGACGTGCCGCCGCGCGTCATCATCAGGGAACTCCTGCGCCTCGAAGCGGCTCGCCAGGACGGCGAACGCGTCGATCTGTTGCCGGCACCACGCCGCCGCAGCCGGGCCCGCGACCAGTCGCTGCGCCAGACCATGCGTCTCGCGAGCCAGCTGGTGCGCGCCGGCCAACAGGCAATACATTGGCGATCGATACACCTCGCTGCCGGCAGCGAAATCGAGGCGGCGTGGCTTCGCAACCGTGCTGCGCAGACCTTTGACGCCGCTCTCGAGTCCCTGGCCGATACCGCCGTCGTTGCCGAAGGGCGCAAACGGCCATCGGCCAACGGCATGGATGTCGCACTCATGATCATTCCGCGCACGGATCGCAGGCGCACCAACGGCAAACGAAAATCCGCATGA
- a CDS encoding FtsX-like permease family protein, giving the protein MNSLRFAWTALWREWRAGELLILIAALSIAVAALTGVGFLVGRIDAAVALQASEILAGDLRLESTEPIGAAYEQEAAQRGISSARITQTLTVVLNGDRTQLANLFAVGAGYPLRGVVRIADQAFGAARIADDRPGAGEIWADSRLLAALGADLHSELAIGRARFRVTAVLVSRPDQGATFSDLAPSLLMQGADLAKTQLIQPGSRVRYALTFAGTAGAIAGFRAWLDGARAPRERLQDVRQSAPQVSNSVERAGRFLSLASLVAVLLAGVAVAMAARRYVQRHLDAVALMKTLGATRRYVLVVALWQLIIMAAIAIALGAGLGFAAQTALLYLLRDLFATALPPATPGPLLLGAATAVAVLCGFALPPQLQLTRVPAIRVLRRDSGPPPPWLWAAFLPALAAVVSLIYVVLRDTQLAAGFVAGMTAFALILVAAGLLLLRLSASLRSRVGIAWRYGLANLARRRAETLLQLAAFGFGLSVLLLLGIVRGELLEDWRRSLPADTPNYFFINIPPTEKDALQDYLQSVGARTTRMLPMIRARLTAINGVAVEERPFGSRRGEGFASREQNITWAAQPGEGNQVIAGSWWSEAQFAAPLVSLASEFQEGLGVGIGDQLTFDVAGEIYEVRVASIRRVKWDSFQPNFFIVFPPRLLQDVAGTWMTSAYYRPSNTRDIANLVRRFPSVSIFDMADLLGQVRRIIDKAALAVQAVFLFTMFAGLTVLLAAVQASREERRFEAAILRTLGASRATILRGVLAEFLTLGALAGCLAAAAASVGGYVLARRILDLHFQWHAWVWVAGIVGGAVIVGAAGFLATRSAVARAPLLALRAG; this is encoded by the coding sequence ATGAACTCGCTGCGCTTTGCATGGACCGCGTTGTGGCGCGAGTGGCGTGCCGGCGAATTGTTGATTCTGATCGCGGCGCTGTCCATAGCCGTTGCCGCACTCACCGGAGTCGGGTTCCTGGTCGGCCGCATCGATGCGGCGGTCGCCTTGCAGGCGAGCGAGATCCTGGCCGGCGACCTGCGGCTCGAGTCCACCGAGCCGATCGGCGCGGCCTATGAGCAGGAAGCCGCCCAGCGCGGCATTTCGAGCGCGCGCATCACCCAGACGCTGACGGTCGTGCTCAATGGGGACCGCACCCAGCTCGCGAATCTGTTCGCCGTCGGCGCCGGTTATCCGCTGCGAGGTGTGGTCCGGATCGCGGACCAGGCGTTTGGCGCGGCGCGAATTGCCGACGATCGGCCGGGCGCAGGCGAAATCTGGGCCGACTCGCGCCTGCTCGCGGCGCTCGGCGCCGACCTTCATAGCGAACTCGCAATCGGCCGGGCGCGATTTCGTGTCACCGCCGTGCTCGTATCACGGCCGGATCAGGGTGCGACTTTCTCCGATCTCGCGCCATCGCTGCTCATGCAGGGCGCCGATCTGGCGAAGACGCAATTGATCCAGCCCGGCAGCCGCGTGCGCTATGCGCTTACCTTCGCCGGCACGGCCGGCGCGATTGCGGGCTTCCGGGCCTGGCTGGACGGCGCCCGCGCGCCGCGCGAGCGGCTGCAGGATGTCCGCCAAAGCGCGCCGCAGGTGAGCAATTCTGTCGAGCGCGCCGGACGCTTCCTGAGCCTCGCCAGCCTCGTCGCGGTATTGCTGGCCGGCGTTGCCGTGGCGATGGCGGCGCGCCGCTATGTACAACGTCACCTCGATGCCGTTGCGCTCATGAAGACCCTGGGTGCGACGCGTCGCTACGTGCTGGTCGTGGCGCTGTGGCAACTCATCATCATGGCCGCGATCGCCATCGCGCTCGGTGCCGGGCTTGGGTTCGCCGCCCAGACAGCACTCCTTTATCTTTTGCGCGACTTGTTCGCCACCGCATTGCCGCCGGCAACTCCGGGACCGCTCCTGCTCGGCGCCGCAACGGCCGTGGCCGTCCTTTGCGGCTTCGCTCTGCCGCCACAACTGCAGCTGACCCGCGTGCCGGCGATACGCGTGTTGCGCCGTGACTCGGGGCCGCCGCCGCCCTGGCTGTGGGCGGCGTTCCTGCCGGCGCTTGCGGCCGTGGTTTCGCTCATCTATGTCGTCCTGCGCGATACGCAATTGGCGGCGGGTTTCGTCGCCGGCATGACTGCCTTCGCCCTGATATTGGTTGCCGCGGGGCTGTTGCTGCTGCGCTTGAGCGCCTCATTGCGCTCCCGCGTAGGCATCGCCTGGCGATATGGTCTTGCCAATCTTGCACGGCGACGGGCGGAGACATTGCTGCAGCTGGCGGCTTTCGGCTTTGGCCTGTCGGTACTGCTCCTGCTCGGCATCGTTCGCGGGGAGTTGCTGGAGGACTGGCGTCGCAGTCTGCCAGCCGATACACCCAACTATTTCTTCATCAATATCCCGCCCACCGAAAAGGATGCCCTGCAGGATTACCTGCAATCGGTCGGCGCGCGAACCACACGCATGCTGCCGATGATCCGCGCGCGGCTCACGGCGATCAATGGCGTGGCCGTCGAAGAGCGACCCTTCGGGTCACGTCGCGGAGAAGGCTTCGCTTCGCGCGAGCAGAACATCACCTGGGCGGCGCAGCCGGGCGAGGGCAACCAGGTGATCGCGGGCAGCTGGTGGAGCGAGGCGCAGTTCGCAGCGCCGCTGGTATCGCTCGCCAGCGAGTTCCAGGAAGGGCTCGGCGTCGGCATTGGCGACCAACTGACCTTCGATGTCGCGGGCGAGATCTACGAAGTGCGCGTCGCAAGCATACGCCGTGTCAAATGGGACAGCTTTCAACCCAATTTCTTCATCGTCTTTCCGCCGCGCCTTCTGCAGGATGTCGCAGGTACATGGATGACAAGCGCCTACTATCGACCGAGCAACACGCGTGATATCGCCAATCTGGTCCGGCGCTTCCCCAGTGTGTCAATATTCGACATGGCCGACCTGCTCGGACAAGTGCGCCGTATCATCGACAAGGCGGCGCTGGCCGTACAGGCGGTCTTCCTGTTCACCATGTTCGCGGGATTGACCGTGCTGCTGGCTGCAGTCCAGGCGAGCCGCGAAGAGCGACGATTCGAGGCGGCAATACTGCGCACGCTCGGTGCGAGTCGCGCGACCATATTGCGCGGCGTGCTGGCGGAGTTCCTCACCCTCGGGGCACTGGCCGGCTGTCTCGCGGCCGCTGCCGCCAGCGTCGGCGGCTATGTGCTTGCCCGGCGTATTCTCGACCTGCACTTTCAGTGGCATGCCTGGGTGTGGGTCGCGGGAATCGTCGGCGGGGCCGTGATCGTCGGCGCTGCCGGGTTTCTGGCCACGCGCAGTGCCGTGGCGCGTGCACCGCTCCTTGCCCTGCGGGCCGGCTGA
- a CDS encoding S41 family peptidase has protein sequence MNCANRRAALPALLLMLGGCGQDACQQTELKQFIVDRARENYLFPQLLPTNIDVNQYASGEAVLDALTATARAQGLDRNFSSITTISGELNLIEGGATVAFGVQFAQRGPGLRLFIVQVFEGSNAAAAGFRRGDEILAIGETTATLTPVATVLASVDGLNNALGPDEPGVTRIFSVLTAGGATVERSVAKDRLDLNAVPFTQLIAQPGLPPVGYLQLRSFIGTAEAQLRSAFAEFRANSVTDVIVDIRYNGGGLVRIAQLLANLLSAERSTQEVLYRTRLNPLQAASEQTVTFRAEPEAIGAQRIAFLTTASTASASEILINSLYPYVDVAMIGARSFGKPVGQNAFDAPACDLRLRLVAFQTLNRDGTGDYFAGLPDANYTDTFCPVNDDLASDQDSVQDPLTAAGLNWLASGACPAANAQAVDDRPIVSRSLQPDGEGRRIF, from the coding sequence ATGAATTGCGCAAATAGGCGCGCGGCGCTCCCGGCCCTGCTGTTGATGCTCGGCGGTTGCGGCCAGGATGCCTGCCAGCAGACGGAACTCAAGCAGTTCATCGTTGACCGTGCGCGCGAGAACTATCTGTTCCCGCAACTCCTGCCTACCAACATCGACGTCAATCAGTATGCGAGCGGTGAAGCAGTGCTCGATGCGCTGACGGCTACCGCGCGCGCCCAGGGTCTCGACCGCAACTTCAGCAGCATCACCACGATTTCCGGGGAGCTGAATCTCATCGAGGGCGGCGCCACCGTCGCCTTCGGCGTGCAGTTCGCCCAACGCGGGCCCGGGCTGCGCCTGTTCATCGTGCAGGTCTTCGAGGGCTCGAACGCTGCCGCCGCCGGGTTCCGGCGCGGCGATGAGATTCTCGCCATCGGCGAGACCACCGCGACGCTCACGCCGGTAGCCACGGTGCTCGCAAGCGTCGATGGCCTCAACAATGCACTCGGGCCGGATGAACCGGGCGTCACGCGGATCTTCTCCGTGCTGACAGCGGGAGGTGCGACCGTCGAACGGTCGGTCGCGAAGGACCGGCTCGACCTGAATGCGGTGCCGTTCACGCAACTCATTGCGCAACCCGGCCTGCCACCTGTCGGCTATCTGCAGCTGCGCAGCTTCATCGGCACCGCCGAAGCCCAGTTACGCAGCGCCTTCGCGGAATTTCGCGCCAACTCGGTGACCGACGTCATCGTTGATATTCGCTACAACGGCGGTGGCCTGGTGCGCATTGCGCAGCTGCTCGCGAATCTCCTCTCGGCCGAACGCAGTACCCAGGAAGTGCTCTACCGTACGCGACTGAATCCGCTGCAGGCGGCCAGCGAGCAAACAGTGACCTTTCGGGCCGAACCGGAAGCGATAGGCGCACAGCGCATCGCGTTTCTCACGACTGCCTCGACTGCCTCCGCAAGCGAAATCCTGATCAATTCGCTCTATCCCTATGTGGACGTTGCAATGATCGGGGCTCGCAGCTTCGGCAAGCCGGTCGGCCAGAATGCCTTCGATGCGCCTGCTTGCGATCTGCGCCTGCGCCTGGTCGCGTTTCAGACGCTGAATCGCGATGGTACCGGCGATTATTTCGCCGGCTTGCCGGATGCCAATTACACCGATACGTTCTGTCCGGTGAATGATGACCTCGCCAGCGATCAGGACAGCGTGCAGGATCCACTCACCGCGGCTGGGCTGAACTGGCTCGCAAGTGGCGCTTGTCCGGCCGCGAACGCGCAGGCGGTGGATGATCGGCCCATCGTGAGTCGCTCACTGCAACCGGACGGTGAGGGCAGGCGAATCTTCTAG
- a CDS encoding ATP-binding cassette domain-containing protein: MSEDKSVLKALNLVREVTSPEGPLTIVDDVSLDIAAGETVAILGPSGAGKSTLLALLAGLDAPTSGEIWLAGTQLTALDEDGRARLRASKVGFVFQSFHLLPALTAQENVLLPLELSGAKDARERAQEALQQVGLERRRGHYPRQLSGGEQQRVALARAFVTRPAILFADEPTGNLDNATGERVGELLFQLNAASQTTLVLVTHDAPLAARCARRMQMQSGRLFDDGRTA; the protein is encoded by the coding sequence ATGAGCGAAGATAAAAGCGTACTCAAAGCCCTGAACCTCGTGCGTGAGGTTACCAGTCCGGAGGGACCGCTGACCATCGTCGATGATGTTTCGCTCGATATCGCCGCGGGCGAGACGGTCGCAATACTGGGTCCTTCAGGCGCCGGCAAATCGACATTGCTGGCGCTCCTTGCGGGCCTCGACGCCCCGACCAGCGGCGAGATCTGGCTCGCCGGCACGCAATTGACTGCACTCGATGAAGATGGTCGTGCCCGGCTGCGCGCCAGCAAGGTCGGTTTCGTATTCCAGTCTTTTCATCTCCTGCCCGCCCTTACGGCGCAGGAGAACGTACTGCTGCCCCTCGAATTGTCCGGCGCGAAGGATGCACGCGAGCGTGCCCAGGAAGCTTTGCAACAGGTAGGGCTCGAGCGCCGCCGCGGCCATTATCCGCGCCAGCTCTCGGGTGGCGAACAACAGCGCGTCGCGCTGGCGCGCGCGTTCGTTACCCGTCCGGCCATTCTCTTTGCCGATGAACCTACCGGCAACCTCGATAACGCAACCGGCGAGCGGGTTGGTGAGCTCCTGTTTCAATTGAATGCCGCCAGCCAAACGACGCTGGTACTCGTCACTCACGATGCGCCGCTTGCGGCGCGTTGCGCGCGGCGCATGCAAATGCAGTCCGGGCGCTTGTTCGACGATGGGCGCACGGCATGA
- a CDS encoding DUF6502 family protein, with amino-acid sequence MKSTTTITKNVGTHPAERAVFQFIRYLLDSGLDAKQLERWVTSALRVNRAGRKRGGAAEKIEIYALSSALSRWHRDRRYLDDHARPRAIPLRGTAPSIEALLRAAVGGRAAAAVLPRIGKWRLLAPAGKGLYRPRQRNLHLKGSDPARLALHADALWHCLQTMHRNLRKSPGERLLARHAAVRDLPATELDAFNRFSKRQAQIFLESIDDWLEGRVTRTTAKSRKGRRTAMAGVYTYAVWDERMIEP; translated from the coding sequence ATGAAATCCACGACAACGATTACCAAGAACGTCGGCACCCATCCGGCGGAACGTGCCGTCTTTCAATTCATCAGGTACCTGCTCGACTCAGGCCTCGACGCCAAGCAGCTCGAGCGATGGGTCACGTCGGCATTGCGGGTGAACCGTGCGGGGCGCAAGCGCGGCGGCGCAGCCGAGAAGATCGAGATCTATGCTCTCTCGAGTGCCCTGTCACGCTGGCATCGTGATCGGCGTTATCTCGATGACCATGCGAGGCCCCGTGCCATCCCGCTCAGGGGAACGGCGCCGAGTATCGAGGCACTGTTGCGCGCAGCGGTCGGTGGGCGGGCCGCGGCGGCGGTGCTGCCACGAATCGGCAAATGGCGGCTGCTCGCGCCTGCGGGCAAAGGCCTCTATCGACCGCGGCAGCGTAATCTGCACCTGAAAGGCAGCGATCCGGCACGTCTTGCCCTGCACGCCGATGCGCTATGGCATTGCCTGCAGACCATGCATAGAAACCTGCGCAAGTCTCCTGGCGAGCGGTTGCTCGCGCGGCACGCAGCGGTACGCGACCTGCCAGCGACGGAGCTGGACGCATTCAACCGCTTCAGCAAACGGCAGGCGCAGATATTTCTCGAAAGCATCGACGACTGGCTGGAAGGGCGCGTCACGCGCACTACGGCGAAAAGCCGCAAGGGGCGGCGCACCGCGATGGCCGGCGTCTATACTT